One window of Nitrospirota bacterium genomic DNA carries:
- a CDS encoding PAS domain-containing protein produces MQKKNSFPERLSSVFFCSRKVAFISLLFGIALLALLYSSYRQVKETAYIELPTGQAERKTSKVSTALVTASREVLVLNSYHVGHTWSDNEMAGIIEVLQEASPDIRYHVEYLDCKHYPKYEHFELVKDLFKLKYGNREIPVVIVTDNPALEFALKYRALLFPRSSIVFCGINNFKKEMLEGQKNITGLAEVLDAVDTMRVALTLHPKTKEVFIVHDYTSTGLATRREAEKQMKGMFDRVSFRYVEDMTKKEMTQLLRGLSEDSLVFVLGYSVFKDGEIIGTEDVARLFSANSPVPVYGVHQERLGYGIVGGSLLSGKLHGAHAGRVALKILSGTQASNIPVDMNPPTRMMFDYNQLVRFWIPSKALPEGGVIVNRPVSFISSHKYLVASIMLVIIILTSGIIILGLNVHQRGLAEEALRRSKEELELRVLERTAELQNVNEQLQHELAERKRSESVLRQIEAELNESQRVAHIGSWDWDATTDTIWWSDEYYRIYNIDPKLPTPNYIEHLKVYTSESAGRLDAAVKMAMETGEPYELDLELANPTVTTRWIVARGEAKRDAGGTIWGLRGTAQNITERKKAEVALQRNQDMLARTEGIAHVGSWEWEVATDTVTWSDELFHIFQLDPADGAPSFAEHPRLYHPDDMEKLKLAVEAAVKEGVPYEMELRAIRTDGETRVCRAQGYAEMGPGGKATRLFGSFQDITERKRAETEKEQFYRFFQTSADMMAIADPNGSFMKTNPACTETLGYSGTELVAKPFIEFIHPEDKQSTIDEMARQLQRGYSLNFENRYICKDGSIKWLSWRAIYSKEEGITYATARDITDRKRDEEEIRKLNEVLEQRIIERTAELYDSQRALVNIVEDLNLKTEELKKANIRLKEMDRMKSMFIASMSHELRTPLNSIIGFSSILLNEWTGPVNAEQKGNLSTILKSGRHLLNLINDIIDVSKIEAGKIDSLMENFDLHDVIEEAVNSFSKEIYEKRLSLTVEAVHQEMHTDRRRLLQCVLNLLSNAVKFTERGSLSVLACIGIGDWGLGVGEKEDRNLVEISVKDTGIGISEEDYPKLFNAFVRLDSSLRASIPGTGLGLYLTKKLVAEVLKGDILFSSRHGEGSTFSIIIPVRIDEKGPGNRR; encoded by the coding sequence ATGCAAAAAAAGAATTCTTTTCCGGAACGACTTTCGTCAGTCTTTTTCTGCTCGCGGAAGGTCGCGTTTATAAGCCTGCTCTTCGGCATTGCCTTATTGGCACTGCTTTATAGCTCATACCGACAAGTGAAAGAAACCGCTTATATAGAACTGCCGACCGGTCAGGCAGAAAGAAAGACTTCCAAAGTCTCAACAGCATTAGTAACGGCTTCCCGGGAAGTCCTCGTTCTCAACTCCTACCATGTGGGACACACCTGGTCAGACAACGAGATGGCGGGAATCATTGAAGTTTTACAAGAGGCATCGCCAGACATTCGATATCATGTAGAATATTTGGACTGTAAACATTACCCTAAATATGAGCACTTCGAACTGGTCAAGGACCTTTTTAAACTAAAATACGGTAATAGGGAAATCCCGGTAGTCATCGTTACGGACAATCCGGCCCTTGAGTTCGCCCTGAAGTACCGTGCCCTGCTATTCCCACGCTCATCCATTGTCTTTTGCGGGATCAACAACTTTAAAAAGGAAATGCTTGAAGGGCAGAAAAATATCACCGGCCTTGCGGAAGTTCTCGATGCGGTTGATACGATGCGCGTGGCCCTGACGCTTCATCCAAAAACAAAAGAGGTCTTCATTGTACACGATTATACTTCCACCGGTCTGGCAACACGCAGAGAGGCGGAGAAGCAGATGAAGGGCATGTTCGACAGGGTATCATTCCGGTATGTGGAAGATATGACTAAAAAAGAAATGACGCAGTTACTGAGGGGCTTATCTGAAGACAGTCTTGTCTTTGTGCTTGGTTATAGCGTGTTCAAAGATGGTGAAATAATAGGTACTGAGGATGTGGCGAGGCTGTTCAGCGCGAACTCCCCTGTGCCTGTTTACGGGGTCCATCAGGAGCGGCTGGGGTACGGGATTGTGGGCGGAAGCCTTCTCAGCGGAAAACTTCATGGAGCGCACGCGGGCCGGGTCGCTCTCAAGATACTTTCAGGGACCCAGGCATCTAATATTCCGGTTGACATGAATCCTCCGACGCGGATGATGTTTGATTATAACCAGCTTGTCCGGTTTTGGATCCCCTCTAAGGCGTTGCCGGAAGGCGGTGTTATCGTCAACAGGCCGGTCTCTTTTATTTCATCACACAAGTACCTTGTTGCAAGCATCATGCTGGTGATTATTATACTGACCTCCGGCATTATTATTCTCGGACTCAATGTGCATCAGCGCGGGCTGGCGGAAGAGGCCCTTCGCAGATCCAAGGAAGAGTTGGAGTTGCGGGTATTGGAACGCACTGCCGAATTACAAAATGTCAATGAGCAGTTGCAACACGAACTTGCCGAACGCAAGCGGTCGGAAAGCGTTCTGCGTCAAATAGAGGCGGAACTGAATGAATCACAGCGCGTAGCGCATATCGGCAGTTGGGATTGGGATGCAACGACCGACACTATCTGGTGGTCTGATGAATATTATCGTATCTATAACATAGACCCGAAACTGCCTACGCCCAACTATATCGAGCACCTGAAGGTCTATACCTCTGAAAGCGCCGGGCGGCTTGATGCCGCAGTGAAGATGGCCATGGAAACCGGCGAGCCGTACGAGCTTGATCTTGAACTGGCAAATCCGACTGTTACGACAAGATGGATAGTTGCCCGCGGTGAAGCCAAACGTGACGCGGGCGGCACGATATGGGGACTTCGCGGCACAGCACAGAACATCACGGAGCGTAAGAAGGCAGAAGTGGCGCTGCAGCGCAACCAGGACATGCTGGCACGGACGGAGGGCATCGCGCATGTCGGCAGTTGGGAATGGGAGGTGGCTACTGACACCGTGACATGGTCGGACGAGTTGTTCCACATCTTTCAGCTTGATCCTGCCGATGGGGCGCCGTCCTTTGCGGAACATCCCAGGCTCTATCATCCCGATGACATGGAGAAGCTTAAACTTGCGGTAGAGGCCGCTGTAAAAGAAGGCGTGCCTTATGAGATGGAACTGCGCGCCATCCGGACAGACGGAGAGACGCGGGTGTGCCGGGCCCAAGGTTATGCGGAGATGGGGCCCGGCGGTAAGGCCACACGCCTCTTCGGATCGTTCCAGGACATCACCGAGCGCAAGCGTGCTGAAACCGAAAAGGAACAGTTTTATAGATTCTTCCAAACCTCTGCTGATATGATGGCAATTGCGGATCCAAACGGGTCCTTTATGAAGACAAACCCTGCCTGCACTGAGACCCTGGGATATTCCGGGACAGAGCTTGTTGCAAAGCCGTTCATAGAATTCATTCACCCTGAGGACAAACAGTCAACCATTGATGAAATGGCAAGACAACTGCAGAGAGGCTATTCGCTTAACTTCGAAAATCGCTACATATGCAAGGACGGTTCTATCAAGTGGTTATCGTGGCGTGCAATTTATTCTAAAGAAGAAGGGATCACGTATGCCACTGCCCGCGATATCACCGATCGCAAGCGGGATGAAGAAGAAATACGCAAACTCAATGAAGTGCTTGAACAGCGCATAATCGAACGTACTGCTGAGCTGTATGACAGTCAGCGGGCGCTGGTCAATATCGTAGAGGACCTGAATCTGAAGACGGAAGAACTGAAGAAGGCGAATATCAGGCTGAAGGAAATGGACCGCATGAAATCCATGTTCATCGCCTCTATGAGCCATGAGCTGAGGACGCCTCTGAATTCAATAATAGGTTTTTCGAGCATCCTCCTTAATGAGTGGACAGGCCCGGTGAATGCAGAACAAAAAGGGAACCTTTCCACGATACTGAAATCCGGCAGGCATCTTCTCAATCTGATAAATGACATTATCGATGTCTCAAAGATAGAGGCGGGAAAAATCGATTCCCTTATGGAGAATTTTGATTTGCACGATGTTATTGAAGAGGCGGTTAACTCCTTTTCAAAAGAGATATATGAAAAAAGACTTTCCCTGACTGTTGAAGCCGTGCATCAGGAAATGCACACGGACAGGCGAAGGCTGCTTCAATGCGTGCTGAACCTTTTGAGCAACGCGGTGAAGTTTACGGAGAGAGGAAGCTTAAGCGTGCTTGCATGCATAGGGATTGGG